One genomic region from Streptomyces venezuelae encodes:
- a CDS encoding ArsR/SmtB family transcription factor, with translation MSTAASPRALEHPTRDQIGLEGVLHALSDTVRLRIVRDLAREGDALSCSYFDLPVTKSTTTHHFRVLRESGVIQQMYQGTAKLNALRKDDLDALFPGLLDTVLTAAEAQAGRRDAAEGA, from the coding sequence ATGTCGACCGCCGCCAGCCCTCGCGCGCTCGAACACCCCACGCGGGACCAGATCGGCCTGGAAGGGGTGCTCCACGCGCTCTCGGACACCGTGCGACTGCGCATCGTGCGGGATCTGGCACGCGAGGGCGACGCGCTGAGCTGCTCGTACTTCGACCTCCCGGTCACCAAGTCCACGACGACGCACCACTTCCGCGTCCTGCGCGAGAGTGGCGTGATCCAGCAGATGTACCAGGGCACGGCGAAGCTCAACGCCCTGCGCAAGGACGACCTGGACGCCCTCTTCCCCGGCCTCCTGGACACCGTCCTGACGGCGGCCGAGGCGCAGGCCGGCCGCCGGGACGCCGCCGAAGGGGCTTGA
- a CDS encoding TetR/AcrR family transcriptional regulator codes for MSPRSPSVNEELRRRSRERILQATVDLVSTRGYEATTLGDIAERAGSARGLISYYFPGKRQLLQAAVHRLMHLTLEEALEREPHTEDGRERLARAIDAILGLAVSRPTLMRTHMAGILQAEGFVQCQEQQRLAHLLRDTVVRYGSADVDTDYPLLRALLMGAVVAVLLPGAPMPMARLRWELFQRYGLGWEQGAPPDGGPPDSTPVVRLGQSSKSK; via the coding sequence ATGTCCCCGCGCAGCCCATCGGTCAATGAAGAGCTCAGGCGCCGCTCACGTGAGCGGATTCTGCAGGCCACCGTGGACCTGGTGTCGACGCGGGGCTACGAGGCGACCACGCTCGGCGACATCGCGGAGCGTGCGGGGTCGGCGCGCGGACTCATCTCGTACTACTTCCCGGGGAAGCGGCAGCTGCTGCAGGCGGCGGTGCACCGGCTGATGCACCTGACGCTGGAGGAGGCGCTGGAGCGCGAGCCGCACACGGAGGACGGCCGGGAGCGGCTGGCGCGGGCCATCGACGCGATCCTGGGCCTCGCGGTGTCGCGTCCCACGCTGATGCGGACCCACATGGCGGGAATCCTCCAGGCCGAGGGGTTCGTGCAGTGCCAGGAGCAGCAGCGCCTCGCCCACCTGCTGCGGGACACGGTCGTCCGGTACGGCTCCGCGGACGTGGACACGGACTATCCGCTGCTGCGCGCCCTGCTGATGGGCGCGGTGGTGGCTGTTCTGCTGCCGGGCGCCCCGATGCCGATGGCGCGGCTGCGGTGGGAGCTCTTCCAGCGGTACGGGCTGGGATGGGAGCAGGGCGCGCCGCCGGACGGAGGTCCGCCCGACAGCACGCCCGTGGTGCGGCTCGGTCAGTCGTCGAAGTCGAAGTAG
- a CDS encoding LVIVD repeat-containing protein, with amino-acid sequence MLAAGPSVATPDPGDALTQGTVSAEQAAEARSAIQSGDIPGVDEIVHSKNIEHLANIPKDALKGTNSDLAFQGKYAFAGNYDGFRIFDISNPKAPTTVAQVLCPGSQNDISVSGNLVFLSTDSSRSDNSCASTSQPASVKESWEGMKIFDISDIRNPKYVAAVETACGSHTHTLLPKGKNVYVYVSSYSPNAAFPDCQPPHDGISVIKVPRKAPEKAAIVSFPVLFPGEGPDGGGNPGGPTNPGVSKTTGCHDITVLPEKDLAAGACMGDGILFDIEDPERPKVIDQVQDNVNFAFWHSATFNQKANKVVFTDELGGGGGATCNAVVGPNRGADGIYDIVGKGDKRKLVFRSYFKIPRHQADTENCVAHNGSLIPVKGKDLMVQAWYQGGVSVWDFTDSANPKEIGYFERGPLSATTISTGGSWSAYYYNGYIYSNDIAKGFDVLKLSDRRTDPAKRIRMDELNVQTQPDYFDFDD; translated from the coding sequence ATGCTGGCGGCCGGACCCTCGGTCGCCACCCCCGACCCCGGAGACGCCCTGACCCAGGGCACGGTCTCCGCGGAGCAGGCCGCCGAGGCGCGCTCCGCCATCCAGAGCGGTGACATCCCCGGCGTGGACGAGATCGTCCACAGCAAGAACATCGAACATCTCGCCAACATCCCCAAGGACGCCCTCAAGGGCACCAACTCCGACCTCGCCTTCCAGGGCAAGTACGCCTTCGCAGGCAACTACGACGGCTTCCGGATCTTCGACATCAGCAACCCGAAGGCCCCGACGACCGTCGCCCAGGTCCTCTGCCCCGGCTCCCAGAACGACATCTCCGTCTCCGGGAACCTGGTCTTCCTCTCCACCGACTCCTCCCGCAGCGACAACTCCTGCGCCAGCACGTCGCAGCCCGCCTCGGTGAAGGAATCCTGGGAGGGCATGAAGATCTTCGACATCAGCGACATCAGGAACCCGAAGTACGTCGCCGCCGTCGAGACCGCCTGCGGCTCGCACACCCACACGCTCCTGCCCAAGGGCAAGAACGTGTACGTGTACGTCTCCTCCTACTCGCCCAACGCGGCCTTCCCCGACTGCCAGCCCCCGCACGACGGCATCTCGGTCATCAAGGTCCCGCGCAAGGCGCCCGAGAAGGCCGCGATCGTCAGCTTCCCCGTCCTCTTCCCGGGCGAGGGCCCGGACGGCGGCGGCAACCCCGGCGGTCCCACCAACCCGGGCGTCTCCAAGACCACCGGCTGCCACGACATCACCGTGCTGCCGGAGAAGGACCTCGCCGCCGGCGCCTGCATGGGTGACGGCATCCTCTTCGACATCGAGGACCCCGAGCGCCCGAAGGTGATCGACCAGGTCCAGGACAACGTCAACTTCGCCTTCTGGCACTCGGCCACCTTCAACCAGAAGGCCAACAAGGTCGTCTTCACCGACGAGCTCGGCGGTGGCGGCGGCGCGACCTGCAACGCCGTGGTCGGCCCGAACCGGGGCGCCGACGGCATCTACGACATCGTCGGCAAGGGCGACAAGCGCAAGCTGGTCTTCCGCAGCTACTTCAAGATCCCGCGCCACCAGGCCGACACCGAGAACTGCGTCGCCCACAACGGCTCGCTCATCCCGGTCAAGGGCAAGGACCTCATGGTCCAGGCCTGGTACCAGGGCGGCGTCTCCGTCTGGGACTTCACGGACTCCGCCAACCCGAAGGAGATCGGCTACTTCGAGCGCGGCCCGCTGTCCGCCACCACGATCTCCACGGGCGGTTCCTGGTCCGCGTACTACTACAACGGCTACATCTACTCGAACGACATCGCCAAGGGCTTCGACGTCCTGAAGCTCTCCGACCGTCGTACCGACCCCGCGAAGCGGATCCGGATGGACGAGCTCAACGTCCAGACGCAGCCGGACTACTTCGACTTCGACGACTGA
- a CDS encoding DUF305 domain-containing protein has product MLIRRHRAVVAVALSAVAVLALGACESGSGTAAPRAEASAGGSVVAPGKPGEPAKRISPEEAARLLPDESPNSADFTYAQMMIVHHRQALTMTELAPQRAGSPMVKKVAERIAAAQQPEIAAMEGWLKNNGGPREQSGHDHHSMPGMATEAQLKELKGAKGEAFDTLFLKLMITHHEGAVTMAAEVLSEGNNVLVEEMANDVIAQQTSEINRMRSL; this is encoded by the coding sequence TTGTTGATCCGCCGTCACCGTGCCGTCGTCGCCGTGGCCCTGTCAGCCGTCGCCGTACTCGCCCTGGGCGCCTGCGAGTCGGGATCCGGCACGGCCGCACCGCGGGCCGAGGCCTCGGCCGGAGGCTCGGTGGTGGCCCCGGGGAAGCCCGGCGAGCCGGCCAAGCGGATATCGCCGGAGGAGGCCGCCAGGCTCCTCCCCGACGAGAGCCCGAACAGCGCCGACTTCACGTACGCGCAGATGATGATCGTCCACCACCGCCAGGCGCTGACCATGACGGAACTCGCCCCGCAGCGGGCGGGATCCCCGATGGTGAAGAAGGTGGCCGAGCGGATCGCGGCCGCGCAGCAGCCGGAGATCGCCGCGATGGAGGGCTGGCTGAAGAACAACGGCGGGCCGCGCGAGCAGAGCGGCCACGACCATCACTCGATGCCGGGCATGGCGACCGAGGCCCAGCTGAAGGAGCTGAAGGGCGCGAAGGGCGAGGCCTTCGACACGCTGTTCCTGAAGCTCATGATCACGCACCACGAGGGGGCCGTGACGATGGCGGCCGAGGTGCTGAGCGAGGGCAACAACGTCCTGGTCGAGGAGATGGCCAACGACGTGATCGCCCAGCAGACCTCGGAGATCAACCGGATGCGGTCGCTGTAG